In Negativicutes bacterium, a genomic segment contains:
- a CDS encoding accessory gene regulator B family protein → MEKLTRKLAANVARSLDYDAEREAVIAYGLIGLVQIIITFALVLLFGSLVGAPAEALIVCAAVGLLRKYSGGAHAGSAELCNAISVVYSTSAAVAAKRYFSTADNLALQLLLTAVIFGVSYLIVYRFAPVDSPNKPIKTVKKKKRMRQGSFIILTVYFLLAIALFLAGCDDGVYASYGISLLFGVIWQIFTLTSPGAFLLHSLDLRLQKKEVNKL, encoded by the coding sequence ATGGAGAAGCTAACAAGAAAACTGGCGGCTAATGTCGCCCGGTCGCTCGATTACGATGCCGAACGCGAAGCGGTAATCGCTTATGGTTTGATCGGGCTCGTACAGATTATCATCACCTTTGCTTTGGTTTTGCTTTTTGGAAGTTTGGTCGGTGCGCCGGCGGAAGCCCTCATCGTCTGCGCAGCGGTTGGTTTATTGCGAAAATACAGCGGCGGCGCTCACGCAGGTTCGGCGGAATTATGCAATGCAATCAGTGTTGTCTACAGCACATCCGCAGCAGTCGCGGCCAAAAGATATTTTTCCACGGCGGACAATCTCGCTCTGCAGCTTTTGCTCACCGCCGTCATCTTTGGCGTTTCGTACCTTATTGTCTACCGGTTTGCGCCGGTAGACTCACCCAATAAGCCGATTAAAACAGTCAAAAAGAAAAAGAGAATGAGGCAGGGCAGCTTTATCATCCTGACTGTTTACTTTTTGTTAGCGATTGCACTGTTTCTTGCCGGCTGTGATGATGGGGTTTACGCCTCATATGGGATAAGCCTTCTGTTCGGAGTTATTTGGCAGATCTTTACTCTTACCTCCCCGGGAGCCTTCCTGCTTCACAGCCTGGATCTACGATTGCAAAAAAAGGAGGTGAACAAGTTATGA
- a CDS encoding cyclic lactone autoinducer peptide, with protein sequence MKKFYGIIAAVSTIMAAALATSACWWFSYQPEEPESLREE encoded by the coding sequence ATGAAGAAGTTCTATGGGATCATTGCTGCTGTTTCTACAATCATGGCAGCCGCTCTCGCTACTTCTGCCTGCTGGTGGTTCTCTTATCAGCCGGAGGAGCCAGAATCTTTGAGAGAAGAGTAG
- a CDS encoding diguanylate cyclase codes for MSELDKEKQTQINQILQLVKIASLCFPSIAFFQYYAKINASAVFFTYSFLLVAILLTMLGIYMLLYYIQTKMSDDYRIKPWISPLISLTIAFLSVILTGSYESSYKFLFVLVIISTSIECDMKTSLTISGLSALIVLVTDLVCAPANGVNSYFESDLVLASVFLIISWTISFYVDLGKKHIESLANLANTDGLTGLNNHRFFYDALAEQVKKSKADGSALSLLFLDIDDFKYYNDLYGHQKGDQVIKTLAVLMNQTLPQKSIIARYGGEEFTILLPGSGEEQALQEAEALRRAVHEYEFEGEENLPGGTMTISIGVSSLNAKITSEADLLKCADDACYRAKFLLKNRVESYYSILEELQNEVAESDKAMVASIKTLIAVINAKDKYTYQHVEKVVYYCSLLADQQGMSDIDRKQFIYAAYLHDIGKINIPEEILMKVEKLTPEEWNILQNHPRNAAEIIKNIEPLQAVIPIILQHHEKFDGTGYPNNLKGEEIHPLARLLTVIDSFDAMTSVRPYQLKKTHAQAIEELQRCSGTQFDPDAVRLFVQVVKSVIL; via the coding sequence ATGTCTGAACTTGATAAAGAAAAGCAAACACAAATCAATCAAATTTTACAGCTTGTTAAAATCGCCTCTTTATGTTTTCCTTCCATCGCTTTTTTCCAATATTATGCCAAAATTAATGCGTCTGCCGTTTTTTTCACCTATAGTTTTTTGCTGGTTGCCATCTTATTGACGATGCTGGGCATATATATGTTATTGTATTATATTCAGACTAAAATGAGCGATGACTATAGGATCAAACCCTGGATCAGTCCGCTGATTTCACTCACCATCGCATTTTTATCAGTAATCCTGACAGGCAGTTATGAGAGCAGTTATAAATTTCTGTTTGTGCTCGTGATTATATCCACCAGCATTGAGTGCGATATGAAAACAAGCCTCACCATTTCCGGCTTGTCGGCATTGATTGTGCTTGTCACCGATTTGGTTTGCGCTCCCGCAAATGGGGTCAACTCTTATTTTGAGAGTGATTTGGTCCTGGCAAGCGTGTTTCTGATCATTTCCTGGACCATCAGCTTTTATGTCGATTTAGGCAAAAAACATATTGAGAGCTTAGCGAATTTAGCCAATACAGACGGTTTAACCGGCTTGAATAATCATCGTTTTTTCTATGACGCCCTGGCAGAACAGGTAAAAAAGAGTAAAGCCGATGGAAGTGCGCTCTCCCTGCTGTTTCTTGATATTGATGATTTTAAATATTACAATGATCTTTATGGTCACCAAAAGGGGGATCAGGTGATCAAGACACTGGCGGTACTGATGAACCAGACACTGCCGCAAAAAAGTATCATCGCACGCTATGGCGGTGAGGAATTTACGATTTTGTTGCCCGGAAGCGGAGAAGAGCAGGCGCTGCAGGAAGCGGAAGCGCTGCGCCGAGCTGTGCATGAATATGAATTTGAAGGAGAAGAAAATTTACCCGGGGGTACCATGACCATATCAATCGGGGTTTCTTCCCTGAACGCTAAAATTACGTCCGAAGCAGATCTTTTAAAATGCGCCGATGATGCTTGTTACCGGGCGAAATTTCTGCTTAAAAACCGGGTGGAGTCCTATTACTCTATCCTGGAAGAACTGCAGAATGAAGTGGCTGAATCCGATAAAGCGATGGTCGCTTCGATCAAGACACTGATCGCCGTGATCAATGCCAAGGATAAATACACCTACCAGCACGTCGAAAAAGTGGTTTATTACTGTAGTCTGCTGGCGGATCAGCAAGGGATGAGCGATATAGACAGGAAGCAATTTATTTATGCTGCCTATTTGCATGATATCGGGAAAATAAATATTCCGGAAGAAATTCTGATGAAGGTTGAGAAGCTCACACCGGAGGAATGGAATATCTTGCAAAATCATCCGCGGAATGCGGCAGAGATCATCAAAAACATAGAGCCTCTGCAGGCCGTGATACCGATTATTCTGCAGCATCACGAAAAATTTGACGGGACAGGCTATCCCAACAATTTAAAGGGAGAAGAAATTCATCCTTTGGCCAGGCTGCTGACCGTGATTGACAGCTTCGATGCCATGACTTCCGTCAGACCATATCAACTGAAAAAAACGCATGCTCAGGCAATTGAGGAACTGCAACGGTGCAGCGGAACACAATTCGATCCGGATGCCGTTCGGCTTTTCGTTCAGGTTGTCAAGAGTGTCATTCTATAA
- a CDS encoding FAD-dependent oxidoreductase, with translation MAEEQKVLIVGGVAGGATAAARLRRLDEKAEIILFERGEYISFANCGLPYYIGGEIKEKSALTLQTPESFHARFHVDVRSGNEVIAIEPKMKQVTVLDHHSGLSYTERYDKLILSMGAEAIRPNIEGIHSDKVFTLRSIPDTDRIKEYIEQKKPASVAIVGGGFIGIEMAENLQRLGLAVTLIDLADQVLATIDYDMASDVHRHLESKGVHLMLDNSIRSITDLGSSLKLAFNSGELSADLLVMAIGVRPETKIAKEAGIAVNERGAILVDQRMLTNIPDIYAVGDAVAITDFITGKQGYVALAGPANKQGRIAADQICGIDSQYGGTQGSAILKVFDLTVASSGINEKTAKKLGLNYDKSFTYSANHADYYPGAVDMSIKTIFEKTTGKILGVQIVGFDGSDKRCDVFATAIRAGMTAYDLTRLELCYAPPFSSAKDPVNMAGYAIENLLTGKVKNFHWHDVEALPRDGSVTLLDVRTAIEYENGHMEGFVNLPLDDLRKRLDELNRSKPIYLTCQIGLRGYIAARILSQNGFDVYNLSGGYRLYHSIFSTHPPVPSNAEESDL, from the coding sequence ATGGCTGAAGAACAGAAAGTATTGATTGTCGGTGGCGTGGCGGGCGGAGCAACGGCGGCTGCCAGGCTGCGCCGGTTGGATGAAAAAGCAGAAATCATCCTATTTGAACGCGGAGAGTATATTTCCTTTGCCAATTGTGGTTTACCCTACTATATCGGCGGAGAGATTAAAGAAAAGTCTGCCCTGACCCTGCAGACTCCGGAGAGTTTCCATGCACGTTTTCATGTGGATGTGCGCAGCGGGAATGAAGTCATAGCGATTGAACCGAAAATGAAACAGGTGACTGTTTTAGATCACCATAGCGGCCTTTCTTATACAGAACGTTATGACAAGCTGATTCTATCGATGGGAGCAGAGGCAATCAGACCGAATATCGAAGGCATCCATTCGGATAAGGTGTTTACCTTGCGTTCGATTCCGGATACGGATCGAATCAAGGAATATATCGAACAGAAAAAACCTGCCAGCGTTGCGATTGTCGGCGGTGGCTTCATCGGTATAGAGATGGCGGAAAATCTGCAGCGGTTGGGGTTGGCGGTCACTTTAATTGATCTGGCAGACCAAGTCCTGGCGACGATTGATTATGATATGGCGAGCGATGTTCATCGCCATTTGGAAAGCAAAGGCGTTCATTTAATGCTGGATAATTCCATCCGTTCCATTACGGATTTAGGCAGCAGCCTGAAGCTGGCTTTCAATAGCGGCGAATTGTCTGCCGACCTGCTGGTCATGGCAATCGGCGTGCGTCCGGAAACGAAAATCGCGAAAGAGGCCGGCATCGCCGTCAATGAACGTGGCGCTATTTTGGTCGATCAGCGCATGCTGACCAACATTCCGGATATCTATGCGGTTGGTGATGCGGTGGCGATCACTGATTTTATCACGGGTAAACAAGGCTATGTTGCCTTGGCGGGACCTGCCAATAAGCAGGGCAGGATCGCGGCGGATCAAATTTGCGGCATAGACAGTCAATATGGCGGCACGCAAGGTTCTGCCATTTTGAAAGTGTTTGACTTAACAGTGGCTTCCAGCGGCATCAATGAAAAGACAGCGAAAAAACTGGGGCTCAATTACGATAAATCCTTTACCTATTCCGCCAATCATGCAGACTATTATCCGGGTGCCGTTGATATGTCGATTAAAACGATTTTCGAAAAAACCACCGGTAAAATCCTGGGCGTGCAAATTGTTGGTTTTGACGGTTCCGACAAACGCTGTGATGTCTTTGCAACGGCGATTCGTGCCGGCATGACAGCTTACGATTTGACTCGTTTGGAATTATGTTATGCGCCGCCCTTCAGTTCAGCCAAAGATCCGGTCAATATGGCCGGTTATGCGATTGAAAATCTGCTAACCGGGAAAGTGAAAAATTTCCATTGGCATGATGTGGAGGCTTTGCCGCGCGACGGCAGCGTCACTTTGCTCGACGTGCGCACGGCGATCGAATATGAGAATGGTCATATGGAAGGATTCGTCAACCTGCCGCTGGATGATTTGAGAAAGCGTTTGGATGAATTGAATCGCAGCAAGCCGATTTATCTGACTTGTCAAATTGGTCTGCGCGGCTACATTGCGGCCAGAATTCTCTCACAAAATGGTTTTGATGTCTATAACCTCAGCGGCGGCTATCGCTTGTACCATTCGATTTTCAGCACGCACCCGCCGGTGCCGTCCAATGCGGAAGAATCTGATCTGTAA
- a CDS encoding response regulator transcription factor: protein MPSVLIADDNQQIASILEEYAKKEGLTTKIASNGLEAVELFAKFKPDLLLLDVMMPKMDGFEVCREIRKTSNVPIIMITARGEDFERIMGLDIGADDYIVKPFSPAEVMARVRAVLRRISHAEGQKCQVFSFDNLNINLDDYLVQVDQQAVSLTKKEIEILWTLATSKGKVFSRDHLLNSVWGYDYFGDSRTVDSHIKRLRAKLDRFEHPHWEISTIWGVGYKFEEVKNEA from the coding sequence ATGCCGAGCGTTTTAATTGCGGATGATAACCAACAAATTGCTTCCATTTTAGAAGAATATGCTAAAAAGGAAGGACTGACTACGAAAATTGCATCAAACGGTTTGGAAGCTGTAGAATTGTTTGCAAAATTCAAACCGGATTTGCTTCTGCTTGATGTGATGATGCCAAAGATGGATGGATTTGAAGTCTGCCGTGAAATTCGCAAGACTTCCAATGTACCCATCATCATGATTACAGCCAGAGGAGAAGATTTTGAACGCATCATGGGTCTGGATATCGGCGCCGATGATTATATCGTGAAACCGTTTTCCCCGGCGGAAGTGATGGCACGGGTGCGGGCTGTTTTACGGCGCATCAGCCATGCGGAAGGACAAAAATGTCAGGTGTTTTCCTTCGATAATCTCAATATCAATCTGGATGACTATTTGGTGCAGGTGGATCAGCAAGCGGTATCCTTAACCAAAAAGGAAATCGAAATTCTCTGGACGCTGGCGACGAGCAAAGGGAAAGTCTTCTCGCGCGATCATCTGCTCAACAGTGTGTGGGGATATGATTATTTCGGCGACAGCCGTACGGTTGACTCTCATATCAAGCGGCTGCGTGCGAAATTGGATCGTTTTGAGCATCCGCATTGGGAAATCAGTACCATTTGGGGTGTTGGATACAAGTTTGAGGAAGTAAAAAATGAAGCATAA
- a CDS encoding HAMP domain-containing histidine kinase: MKHKIARKLTFYFSVVLLLFALIIGSVFTVLFRSYTINLQKDELAARAVTMASALAKGISNQTAGSGLGSRQGGYGFYLRFLNEIAMTDAWVVDEDLQLITGNQLTGTTYLYADLPPNAAAVVKEVFLGNTTFSEGFSSLLNTPTLTVGTPIRSNGEIIGALLLHSPVEGTNEAIKQGYQIMAVSVIAALVLSGFLSVILAVTFSKPLQKMKQVAMQLAAGDYSVKTEIRQQDEIGDLAASIDILSQRLEDASHESEHLDQLRRDFIANISHELRTPITVIRGSLEALCDEVITQPEQVKAYYLQMRKESLFLQRLVNDLLDLSRLQNTDFQIDLQEVSLCEVLEDAVRSARQMAQAKQIQIELEIKSELCVIQGDYGRLRQMFLIILDNAVKFSPVQGSVKVLLQDSVVSIRDQGIGIAEEELPYIFERFYQVPSEENKSGTGLGLAIAKQIAERHAISLLVESKIAVGTEFRFILKPQQVA; the protein is encoded by the coding sequence ATGAAGCATAAAATCGCCCGGAAACTTACCTTTTATTTTTCCGTTGTGCTGCTTTTATTTGCGCTGATCATCGGCAGTGTTTTTACCGTCTTGTTCCGCAGTTATACCATTAACCTGCAAAAAGATGAATTGGCAGCGCGCGCGGTGACTATGGCGTCAGCTCTGGCGAAGGGCATCAGCAATCAAACTGCCGGATCCGGTTTGGGCAGCCGGCAAGGCGGCTATGGTTTTTATCTGCGGTTTTTGAATGAGATTGCCATGACGGATGCCTGGGTCGTCGATGAAGACTTGCAGCTGATCACCGGTAATCAACTGACCGGAACCACCTATCTTTATGCCGATTTGCCGCCAAATGCGGCAGCGGTAGTGAAGGAAGTTTTTTTGGGAAATACTACCTTTAGCGAAGGGTTCAGTTCACTGCTCAATACGCCAACACTGACAGTCGGAACGCCGATTCGGTCAAACGGGGAAATTATCGGCGCGCTTTTGCTGCATTCACCGGTAGAAGGAACCAATGAAGCAATCAAGCAGGGATATCAGATCATGGCAGTCAGTGTGATTGCAGCGCTCGTTTTGTCCGGATTTTTGTCGGTTATTTTGGCAGTCACTTTCAGCAAGCCTCTGCAAAAAATGAAACAAGTTGCGATGCAATTGGCTGCCGGAGATTACAGCGTAAAAACCGAAATTCGGCAACAAGATGAAATCGGTGACTTGGCTGCCTCCATTGATATCCTGAGTCAGCGCCTGGAAGACGCCAGTCACGAAAGCGAACATTTGGATCAATTACGCCGTGATTTTATCGCCAATATTTCCCACGAGCTGCGCACGCCGATTACCGTGATTCGCGGTTCTTTGGAAGCATTGTGTGACGAAGTGATTACGCAGCCGGAGCAGGTAAAGGCTTACTACTTGCAAATGCGGAAGGAAAGTCTCTTTTTGCAGCGACTGGTCAATGATTTACTGGATTTGTCTCGTTTACAAAACACGGATTTTCAAATCGATTTGCAGGAAGTTAGTTTGTGTGAAGTATTGGAAGATGCGGTTCGCAGCGCCAGGCAAATGGCGCAGGCAAAACAAATTCAGATCGAGCTGGAAATCAAATCCGAATTGTGTGTCATCCAGGGTGATTATGGACGTCTGCGGCAGATGTTCCTCATCATTCTGGATAACGCCGTCAAATTTTCACCCGTGCAGGGCAGTGTGAAGGTATTACTGCAGGATTCTGTCGTCTCCATCCGGGATCAGGGAATTGGCATTGCCGAAGAGGAGCTGCCTTATATTTTTGAACGATTTTATCAAGTTCCGTCCGAAGAAAATAAAAGCGGCACAGGTCTTGGTCTGGCAATCGCCAAGCAAATTGCGGAGCGACATGCGATCAGCTTGTTGGTTGAGAGCAAAATCGCCGTCGGCACTGAATTTCGATTTATCCTGAAGCCGCAGCAGGTTGCCTGA
- a CDS encoding Crp/Fnr family transcriptional regulator → MLETEKLELLRQHFPAWPHLSETEQQDMLKNCRQISYAKGAFVHNAENECVGVLLIIKGRLRTYMLSEEGKEITLYRLQRGNICILSASCVLSTITFDVEIEAEEDSDVLLISAPFFAQLAEHNIYVECFSYKLATDRFSDVMWAMQQILFMSMDKRLAVFLWDELSKTEGDLLHLTHEQTAKYMGSAREVVTRMLKYFSSEGIVELSRGTIRILDREKLRRLTQ, encoded by the coding sequence TTGCTCGAAACCGAAAAACTTGAGTTATTGCGGCAGCATTTTCCTGCCTGGCCGCATCTGTCGGAAACAGAACAGCAAGATATGCTGAAAAATTGCAGGCAGATAAGTTATGCAAAAGGCGCTTTTGTACATAATGCCGAAAATGAGTGTGTTGGTGTGCTGTTGATTATCAAAGGAAGGCTGCGGACTTACATGCTTTCCGAAGAGGGGAAGGAGATCACCCTCTACCGTTTGCAGCGAGGGAATATCTGCATACTGTCCGCTTCCTGTGTGCTTTCGACCATTACTTTTGATGTAGAGATCGAGGCGGAAGAAGATAGCGATGTCTTGCTGATTAGTGCGCCTTTTTTTGCCCAATTGGCGGAACATAATATTTATGTGGAGTGTTTTTCGTATAAATTGGCTACGGATCGCTTTTCTGATGTGATGTGGGCGATGCAGCAAATTCTTTTTATGAGCATGGATAAGCGGTTGGCTGTTTTTCTTTGGGATGAACTTTCCAAAACAGAAGGGGATTTGCTGCACCTTACGCACGAACAAACAGCGAAATATATGGGCAGCGCCCGTGAAGTGGTTACCCGGATGTTAAAATATTTTTCCTCGGAAGGAATTGTTGAGCTTTCGCGGGGCACCATTCGCATACTCGACCGAGAGAAGCTGCGACGGCTTACCCAGTAG
- the trxA gene encoding thioredoxin, translated as MAVITITKENFETEVLKSDKPVLLDFWASWCGPCRMVSPIVDQIGQEMPNIKVGKVNVDEQQELSGRFNIMSIPTLLVFKNGKLMQTAIGVRPKADIVRMLKV; from the coding sequence ATGGCCGTCATTACAATTACAAAAGAAAATTTCGAAACGGAAGTCCTCAAGTCCGATAAACCGGTACTGCTCGATTTCTGGGCTTCCTGGTGTGGCCCCTGCCGTATGGTTTCCCCCATTGTTGATCAAATAGGGCAGGAAATGCCCAATATCAAAGTGGGAAAAGTCAATGTAGATGAACAGCAAGAGCTGTCGGGCAGATTCAATATCATGAGTATCCCGACTCTGCTCGTTTTTAAAAACGGCAAGCTCATGCAAACTGCCATCGGAGTCAGACCCAAAGCAGACATCGTCAGAATGTTGAAAGTATAA
- a CDS encoding TrkA family potassium uptake protein yields MQIIVIGCGKVGSSLAAQLIQQGHDVVILESDSELMHLADNLNCVKLIGIPFDQDIMKQAGAETADVVCAVSQNDNVNIMSAQVAKEVFGVKKIITRVYDPNLKVICEQFGLDTICSTDLTVQALIRDIANETEIVSQKIFNTRIIYTITSIDESLIEEEITNLSSDTGKLIFGILREGKMILAASGVKIAAGDQMILVNIE; encoded by the coding sequence ATGCAGATTATTGTGATCGGCTGTGGAAAAGTCGGGTCTTCCCTGGCTGCTCAGTTGATTCAACAAGGTCACGATGTGGTAATTCTGGAAAGCGACAGCGAACTGATGCATCTTGCTGATAATTTGAATTGTGTTAAACTGATCGGCATTCCTTTTGATCAGGATATCATGAAGCAGGCGGGGGCGGAAACAGCGGATGTGGTTTGCGCTGTATCGCAAAACGATAATGTGAATATTATGTCAGCCCAAGTAGCGAAGGAAGTTTTTGGCGTCAAGAAAATCATCACACGCGTTTACGATCCCAACTTAAAGGTCATTTGTGAACAATTCGGACTCGATACGATTTGTTCAACTGATTTGACAGTCCAAGCGTTGATTCGTGACATCGCCAATGAAACCGAGATTGTTTCCCAGAAAATTTTTAATACGAGGATTATTTATACAATTACTTCCATCGATGAATCTCTGATCGAGGAAGAAATCACCAATCTCAGCAGCGATACAGGCAAATTGATTTTTGGCATCCTGCGCGAGGGAAAAATGATTCTGGCCGCATCAGGTGTTAAAATAGCAGCCGGTGATCAGATGATTTTAGTCAATATTGAATAA